The sequence GAGGTCGAGGACGTGATCGAGGAGGTCGAGGCCGGCGTGCCGGCGACGGCCTTCGACCAGTCCCGCTACGTCGCCATGAGCGCCGCCGAGCAGTTCATCCTCACCCTGTCGGAGAACGGCTACGGCAAGCGCACCTCGTCCTTCGAGTACCGCACCACGCGGCGCGGCGGAAAGGGCATCGTCGCCATGGCGGTGAACGAGCGCAACGGACCGCTGATCGCCTCCTTCCCGGTGGAGGAAGCCGACCAGATCATGCTCGTCACCGATGGCGGCCAGCTTATCCGCTGCCCGGTCAACGGCATCCGCATCGTCGGCCGCGGCAGCCAGGGTGTGATCGTGTTCGACACCGCCGATGACGAGAAGGTCGTCTCGGTCGAGCGCGTCACCGAGGAAGACGGCGAGGACGGCGGAGAGGAAGCGGCGGACTGATCCGCCGCCCCCGCTCCTTCCCCCGCGAATGAACGGCGCCGGTGACGGCGCCGTTTTCATGCCGCCCGCCAGCGAGGTGAAACATGCGACGTATCTGCGTCTTTCTCGGCTCCAATGCCGGCCGCCGGCCGGAATACCGCCAGGCCGCGCTCGATTTCGGCCGGCTGCTGGCCCGTGAGCGCATCGGCCTCGTCTATGGCGGCGCCTCGGTCGGGCTGATGGGCGCGCTGGCCGACGCCGCGCTCGCCGCCGGCGGCGAGGTGATCGGCGTCATTCCGCAGCGCCTTGTCGACAAGGAGGTCGCCCATCTCGGCCTGTCGGATTTGCGCGTGGTCGGCTCCATGCACGAGCGCAAGGCGCTGATGGCGAGCCTCGCCGACGCCTTCGTCGCCCTGCCGGGCGGCATCGGCACGCTGGAGGAACTGTTCGAGGTGTGGACCTGGGCGCAGCTCGGCAGCCATGAGAAGCCCTGCGCCGTTCTCGACGTCGCCGGCTACTACCGCCCGCTGCTGCGCTTCGTCGACCATGCGGTGGAAGAGGGCTTCATGCGCGCCGCCCACCGCGACATGCTGCTGGTGGCGGATGACCCCGAGGCGCTGCTTGCCGGGCTTAGGGACTATCGCGCGCCGCAGGTGACGAAATGGATCGACCGCGCCGAGCGGTAGCCGATGACGTCGCGGGAGGCATGGGCCGCCCGTTGCGCTTGCGTCGACGGCGGGAGGTCGCTAACGCTTGCCCCGCATCGAGAGGCACCGCATGAGCGCAACGCGCACCGCCTTCTATCCCGGCTCGTTCGATCCGCCGACCAACGGCCATGTCGAGGTCGCGCGCGCGGCCGCGCGGCTGGTCGACCGGCTGGTGGTGGGGGTGGGCGTCCATCCCGGCAAGACGCCGCTGTTTCCCGCCGCCGAGCGGCTCGACATGCTGCGCGAGGTGTTCGAGCCGATCGCCCGCGCGGAGGGTGCCGCGCTCGCCTGCGTGACCTTCGACAATCTGGTGGTCGATGCCGCCGAGGCGCAGGGCGCCAGCCTGCTGATCCGGGGCCTGCGCGACGGCACCGACCTCGACTACGAGATGCAGATGGCCGGCATGAACGCGGTGCTGAAGCCCCGTGTGCAGACGGTTTTTCTGCCGGCCTCGCCCATCGCCCGCCCCATCACCGCCACTCTGGTCAGGCAGATCGCCGCCATGGGCGGCGACGTTTCCGCCTTCGTTCCGCCCGCCGTGCTCGCCCGCCTGCGGGGCCGGTTCGGACGCAACGGCTAGCGGCGGGCCGCGACCCGCCATCGCTCAACGGAGTTCCATTCGATGATCCGAACCCTGATCGCCGCCTTCGCCCTCATGGGCGCGCTGGTGCTGCCCGCGGCGGCCCAGCAGGCCCCCAAGCTGCCGCCGAACGTCGATCCGCAGAACGCCATCATCATGCAGACCACCAAGGGCCCGGTGGTGTTCGTGCTGCGCACCGATCTCGCCCCGCAGCATGCCGAGCGCATCAAGACGCTCGCGCGCGAGGGCTATTACGACAACGTGCCGTTCCATCGCGTCATCGAGGGCTTCATGGCCCAGACCGGCGACGGCCAGTACGGCAACGGCACCGGCGGCTCCCGCTACCCGAACCTGCCGGCCGAGTTCTCGAGCGTTCCCTTCAAGCGTGGCACGGTGGGCATGGCCCGCT comes from Ancylobacter sp. TS-1 and encodes:
- a CDS encoding TIGR00730 family Rossman fold protein, coding for MRRICVFLGSNAGRRPEYRQAALDFGRLLARERIGLVYGGASVGLMGALADAALAAGGEVIGVIPQRLVDKEVAHLGLSDLRVVGSMHERKALMASLADAFVALPGGIGTLEELFEVWTWAQLGSHEKPCAVLDVAGYYRPLLRFVDHAVEEGFMRAAHRDMLLVADDPEALLAGLRDYRAPQVTKWIDRAER
- the coaD gene encoding pantetheine-phosphate adenylyltransferase; the protein is MSATRTAFYPGSFDPPTNGHVEVARAAARLVDRLVVGVGVHPGKTPLFPAAERLDMLREVFEPIARAEGAALACVTFDNLVVDAAEAQGASLLIRGLRDGTDLDYEMQMAGMNAVLKPRVQTVFLPASPIARPITATLVRQIAAMGGDVSAFVPPAVLARLRGRFGRNG
- a CDS encoding peptidylprolyl isomerase, giving the protein MIRTLIAAFALMGALVLPAAAQQAPKLPPNVDPQNAIIMQTTKGPVVFVLRTDLAPQHAERIKTLAREGYYDNVPFHRVIEGFMAQTGDGQYGNGTGGSRYPNLPAEFSSVPFKRGTVGMARSSAPNSANSQFFITFGDASFLNGQYTVIGQVVSGMENVDKIKRGEPVQNPDKILSMKVASDVK